GAAATATTGATAACTATTCATCCCTTCCACAAAAAAGATTATTTCTTTACAAATTTGAACTTCCTTTTAATTGTCAAAGATGCATTTAGACCATTTCCCCTTAGTATACccttatatatttacaaattatCGATCTcttattgatttaattattgTGGACTACAATTAATAAGATTAtatttgctatttttttttcccacttttttagatatatatagtgttgtacaatttttttttaaaagtggAAAAGAGTCCATCTACGAGGtagtattaataattatatataattaattgtattgtaaaaaaaaaaggctTATTATGTGATATGAtataataagtaaataaattagATATGTTGTTGGgtaatatttataaatggaaagagattatttttttgtaaacgtgtcaaaaagtaaaaataattattttttcaagtATAGAaagaatattaaatatatatttaaacaaaAGTGAAAAAGAAGCGTAATTAGGGAACCCGACACGTAAATATTCGAGGATCCGAGGATATTTGAGACAGAATAAGCTGAAACGTTGAGATAATATTTCTTATTTACATATTAGTTCTGTTTTgaagtttcaatatattttagtaAATTAGTAGATTCAAACTAGTATTGTGCAAACGTCcctttataattatataattatttttaacatttaatttataatttttagggTAAGTAGCATATTAAATTCCAAATTATATGTGCTTTATCAAGCATATTTCaaattataagaaatatttttaaaaacctTAAATTATTTGGTTTGTATAAAACATGTCCCACATCCATTTTTCCGTCCCCATAATTATGACGTGACTCATCGGGTATTACCGTGTaattatattttacttttttctaAATGACATGATAcaagacgacgtcgttttatgtCATActctcatttaaaaaaattaaatcggAAATGAATAAATTGACCTCTAACGCGATTTGAATTAATTGCCGTGACACAAATTAGGGCGACAAATAAATAGACACCCAATGCTACGTTTTGTGTAACTTGATTctgaaatttatttaattatttttaattaataactGTATCAGGATTGATCATCCAATAATTAAGTCATACTAATTTTTATAAGCGCTTAAACTTGTAACAACGGTTCACATACTATATAACTATAACTGTCAATTTTACAATAAACATTACTCCCTCTGGCTCTGTCCACTAAAATTATGGTAATTTGgaatgacacaaattttaatgtAATATTTGATTTACGTGATGGACAAAGAGTTTGATTAGGTCTAAAATGAATGGTTAATCTTAAATTAGATGTGggtcaaaaatattatttttgtaaataaaaattatttataggAGTAAAATCTAGAGAGATATTCTAAAAAGGAAAACAATATAGTTTTGGTAGAAACCATAAATAGCAAAAATACGATAATAATTTTGATAGAGAAAAGGAGTATTAATAtggaaaaaaatgaataagaaGATAGGAGAAGACAGTGGGTCAAAGGAAGGAAAGAAAAGAGTGATCGAGTCCCAAAGCCCAACGGCAGAAGACAAGGTTTGTTGAGAGCGAAGGATGTATTCGTGGCTGTGGGGACAGAATAAACCAACAATATTAatatttaggcataaaatatttGACACACCCTTGATTCTCCCGTACCGCATAACTGCCTGCCGTCACACCTATATATACATCTCCattacctctctctctctgcataaCCATAACAATGGAGGATTCCTTCACCAACAGAAGAGCTTCATGGCAGCCCGACATTGACCAGCTCTCCCGCGACGGCAGCCATTACAGCCTCTCCACCACCATTCTTCCCGCTCTCGGCGCCGGAAGCAATCGCAGAATCAAGCTCCGCTCTTTCGTTCTCTCTCCTTATGATCGCCGCTACAggttcctctctctctctacatgtTTTGCATGTTCTTCTTCTACTTAGTTTTACTACTTCTTGTAGAATAATAGTATAAATAAATCTTGTCTGTTTTATCAATAATTTCTTGTTATTTGAAAAATCATGAGTTTTCCCCAATTCAGATTGTTGGTTGCACTTGCAGGGATATAGCCGAAATACTCTCTAGATTTgagtccttttttttttttttttaactatgttttttcttttttttttcaaacagtGAGTGCTTAGTTGACTGTTTTGCGACGTCTGTTTTGGTCAAAATTAAACCCCAGCAAAATCTGCGTTGATTCGTTTTCAATGAATTTTCAACTTTAACTTTTTTTTGTGGTGCTTTTACACTACGTGCTTCACCTACCTCCTTTCCGAATCTTTCGCATACAATTACGACATCAACATCCCCTTTTCTTCAAGATTCGGATTCTTCTAATTCACACCTTTTATTCCAAATACACGATCTTGCATGCTCTATCAATGGTTAATGGAGGGACATAGTTTCTTTGTATTGCAATATATTCATTAAacttttcttattatttttcgtTTCCGTTTCATTTTTCTTGGAATATGCCATCTATAGAGAGGATTTTCTTGCAGAAACAAGTGACTTGCAACCTTGTATAATGGAGGCTGAAATTTATTGTTACACATGAAATAAATTTGGATGTTTAAATGAAAATATCCTTTTTTTTTACAATCCTCTGCTTCAAAAGGATAGTTTGCTTTTTACTGAAAACACATCAGGCTTGGATTGATATGACAGAGTTTGGGAGGCGTTTCTGGTTATTCTGGTTATCTACACGGCTTGGGCGTCTCCGTTTGAGCTCGGCTTTCTTGATAGACCAAGGAGGCCTATGTCTATCTTGGACAATGTTGTCAATGGATTCTTCGCGATTGATATCATCCTCACATTCTTCGTAGCGTACTTGGACAGAAGCACGTATCTTCTCATTGACAATCGTGGGAAGATTGCAAGGAAATATGCAACTTCTTGGTTGGCTTTTGATGTGATTTCCACAATCCCTTCTGAACTTATTTGGTACATCTCCCCAAGGCCTTTGAGGGAATATGGCTTGTTTAACATGCTTCGTCTCTGGCGTCTCAGACGAGTTAGTGCCTTATTTGCTAGGTAAAAATATACTTTCTCATCTCATGTTAAGAACCCCATGTTATGTTGCTGGCTAATATTCTTTTTCTACCTCAAAAACAGAATGGAGAAGAATAGAAACTTCAACTACTTTTGGGTGAGGTGTGCAAAGCTTATATGTGTAAGTACACTATAATTTATAGACTCATTGATCAGTTTATGGATAAAGAAACATTGATTTAGTTACTGAACTATTCCGTTGTTTGTTGCGTATAGGTTACTGTTTTTTCTGTTCATTGTGCTGGTTGCTTCAATTATCTGCTTGCTGCTCATAATGATGATCCAACAAACACTTGGATCGGTAAATCTATGCCTCCTGGAGTTGATTTCCGCCAACTGAGCCTATGGTTTCGTTATGTTACTTCGATGTACTGGTCCATCACGACCCTCTCCACCGTTGGCTATGGTGATTTGCATGCTGTGAATGCAAAGGAGATGGTGTTTACCGTCTTCTACATGCTCTTCAACCTTGGACTGACGGCATATTTGATCGGAAATATGACCAATTTGGTGGTCCATGGCACTAGTAAGACCAGGCACTATGTAAGTAGCTTCTACCAAGACTCAATTGGAAATATGGCGAATTTGAGGATTGAGTTTATTGATTTCTATGTTCATTTTTTTGATCCAACAATAGAGAGATACGATTCAAGCTGCCACGAGTTTTTCACAGAGGAACCAACTGCCTTCTCGCCTTCAAGAGCAGATGCTCTCACATCTGTCCTTGAAGTTTAGAACCAACTCCGAGGGGCTGCAACAGCAAGAGACGCTCGATTCACTTCCAAAGGCCATTAGGTCGAGTATTTCACACTACCTTTTCTACTCTCTGGTGGATAAGGTCTACTTGTTTCGTGGAGTCTCCAACGACTTACTCTTCCAGCTAGTAAATTCACCCTAACACTTCAACtttgctttctttgtttttccCTTCACCACTTTTGTCATCCTCATAAACCACTCTGTTTTTTACAGGTCTCCGAGATGAGGGCAGAGTATTTCCCTCCCAAAGAAGATGTGATATTGCAGAATGAAACACCCACCGACTTTTATATTCTTGCCACTGGGGCAGTGGTAAAAATTGGATCCCTAAACCTTCTCTCCTCACGATTTCTCTTTCATATGTACTATCTTAACCTTGTGTTGAATATTCAAATCTCATCATCTATAAATTGCTTTACAGGAGCTACTGGTTATGAAAAATGGAGTTCAACAGGCAAGTTTATTTCAAGGGTTCAAAATATTTGTTGATAAATATCTCTACCCATAACAAGACTGATGATAGttgctgcaaaaaaaaaaatgcaggtTATTGGCGAGGCGCGAACTGGTGAGCTTTGTGGAGAGATTGGTGTACTTTGTTATAGGCCTCAACTGTTCACAGTGAGAACAAAGAGGTTAACTCAACTATTAAGGCTGAACCGCACCACATTTTTGAACATCGTTCAAGCCAACGTTGGAGATGGGACAATAATCATGAACAACCTTCTGCAGGtatgtatatagatatatatcttTGGATATGATCTTTATCTTCTCTAGGGTCTCATACAAAAGTGTGTATATACTATCAAATGAACAAAGAAAGAAGCAAATGGTTTCTTCAATTGTTGAGATCGCGACTGGCTAATATTTTTACTCGCTGAAGAAAGCAAAATTGTATTAGTTTTCATGTTGCTCCATTACATTTAAAGCAATGGGATGTGTTGTTGGCAGCATTTGAAAGAAGTGAAGAACCCGATAATGGAGGGGATTCTGGTGGAGATCGAGAACATGATTGCACGTGGAAGAATGGATCTGCTCACCCTATGTTTTGCAGCACTCAGAGGAGATGACTTGCTGTTGCATCATTTGTTGAAGAGAGGTATTGATCCAAATGAAACAGACAATAATGGAAGAACAGCTCTGGTGAGtacatttttctattttatcgACTGATTCAAGCTCGGCTCTAAAACACTTTGTGGTGCGTCGCTTTCAGCACATTGCAGCATCTCAAGGAAATGAGAATTGTGTCCGTCTCTTGCTTGATTCTGGGGCTGATCCCAATTGCAGAGGTAATTAATCATTTTTCCCATTAAAAAACATTGTTTTGCTTGGTCAAAATTAACACTAGAAATTTGTTGCTTGCTTGTCAATGTTCTTATAAACCATCTTAGTTTGTCGATTGCATATAATAACACCATTTCTTCGTTTTCTA
The sequence above is a segment of the Salvia miltiorrhiza cultivar Shanhuang (shh) unplaced genomic scaffold, IMPLAD_Smil_shh original_scaffold_468, whole genome shotgun sequence genome. Coding sequences within it:
- the LOC131004903 gene encoding potassium channel AKT1-like isoform X1, which encodes MEDSFTNRRASWQPDIDQLSRDGSHYSLSTTILPALGAGSNRRIKLRSFVLSPYDRRYRVWEAFLVILVIYTAWASPFELGFLDRPRRPMSILDNVVNGFFAIDIILTFFVAYLDRSTYLLIDNRGKIARKYATSWLAFDVISTIPSELIWYISPRPLREYGLFNMLRLWRLRRVSALFARMEKNRNFNYFWVRCAKLICVTVFSVHCAGCFNYLLAAHNDDPTNTWIGKSMPPGVDFRQLSLWFRYVTSMYWSITTLSTVGYGDLHAVNAKEMVFTVFYMLFNLGLTAYLIGNMTNLVVHGTSKTRHYRDTIQAATSFSQRNQLPSRLQEQMLSHLSLKFRTNSEGLQQQETLDSLPKAIRSSISHYLFYSLVDKVYLFRGVSNDLLFQLVSEMRAEYFPPKEDVILQNETPTDFYILATGAVELLVMKNGVQQVIGEARTGELCGEIGVLCYRPQLFTVRTKRLTQLLRLNRTTFLNIVQANVGDGTIIMNNLLQHLKEVKNPIMEGILVEIENMIARGRMDLLTLCFAALRGDDLLLHHLLKRGIDPNETDNNGRTALHIAASQGNENCVRLLLDSGADPNCRDSEGSVPLWEAMLGGHKPVIKLLSDNGAKLSTGDIGLFSCTAAEQNNLDLLKEIVRHGGDVTWPNHEGRRALHVAVCEGNIEMVKFLLDQGANIDVADENGFTSRDLAEQQGHDDIKELFASLKGIAANVDEARVSGVRFLGRYKSDPIMSPMSQDEGSWGRSRTTARRRRTNSYHNSLFGIMKAAAQTGDDTLLSSVEEAPARITVTCPEKGDVGGKLVVRPGSLEELKEMGAKRYGASFVRVLGKGGAEIDDIQVVRDGDRLAFAATE
- the LOC131004903 gene encoding potassium channel AKT1-like isoform X2; amino-acid sequence: MSILDNVVNGFFAIDIILTFFVAYLDRSTYLLIDNRGKIARKYATSWLAFDVISTIPSELIWYISPRPLREYGLFNMLRLWRLRRVSALFARMEKNRNFNYFWVRCAKLICVTVFSVHCAGCFNYLLAAHNDDPTNTWIGKSMPPGVDFRQLSLWFRYVTSMYWSITTLSTVGYGDLHAVNAKEMVFTVFYMLFNLGLTAYLIGNMTNLVVHGTSKTRHYRDTIQAATSFSQRNQLPSRLQEQMLSHLSLKFRTNSEGLQQQETLDSLPKAIRSSISHYLFYSLVDKVYLFRGVSNDLLFQLVSEMRAEYFPPKEDVILQNETPTDFYILATGAVELLVMKNGVQQVIGEARTGELCGEIGVLCYRPQLFTVRTKRLTQLLRLNRTTFLNIVQANVGDGTIIMNNLLQHLKEVKNPIMEGILVEIENMIARGRMDLLTLCFAALRGDDLLLHHLLKRGIDPNETDNNGRTALHIAASQGNENCVRLLLDSGADPNCRDSEGSVPLWEAMLGGHKPVIKLLSDNGAKLSTGDIGLFSCTAAEQNNLDLLKEIVRHGGDVTWPNHEGRRALHVAVCEGNIEMVKFLLDQGANIDVADENGFTSRDLAEQQGHDDIKELFASLKGIAANVDEARVSGVRFLGRYKSDPIMSPMSQDEGSWGRSRTTARRRRTNSYHNSLFGIMKAAAQTGDDTLLSSVEEAPARITVTCPEKGDVGGKLVVRPGSLEELKEMGAKRYGASFVRVLGKGGAEIDDIQVVRDGDRLAFAATE